The following proteins come from a genomic window of Leishmania major strain Friedlin complete genome, chromosome 3:
- a CDS encoding conserved hypothetical protein (previous protein_id=AAM69008.1), with translation MPRLHAISQGLWHHIQQQQQQRPARPMQLAEPTIGDVAAQLSPMTTPAITQVWMVGVQEGENGTVLVQESPRIVHTQTSHAQQPHPNSEESHVRSAARTMHRSGRAALPPPRDALTNSEVVVCGDDAENSFHRRRERRPRSPSPSTSRTLEELFNEELIGEEQRVALLSTHQRTITAGEEDLFSKASTRSHRCIAEAGQRVMTMTNASSQATPRQRTVDEPLRVWLPRCVNALSTLTCEGSPPITRVAARGNRGQVRLRTAPPRRRASALLLATGDGGADSAPPDYAGDGDDGFPVALWRRTPPRAGVTMADADGAPTSLLSSPRWCVTAYEPLSLSLPATARCADGDGEGPVFQQAPISTTTLSHLSSTVDSSILGRSGAREDEDAVIDAVIDAEDDEEAAAVGTCRDHRPPIAMASTHGSAPTATVVTRVYWGAAPPLRGMAPSALHHGGATGMADDGDAGGDGAAFAGRRSSGQSIRSSVQGGGRALDQRAQHFSVAPITVSSSVVATGRPGQHQHGGARGYDGVGAHPSRSSATAAVHRHEPFGELPSSLLPVMRRRPPAVPAPDACVPPQSMELRITLPWLLHTSTLPPVAAEALARCLGAHIRAHLRPEGAAQWTQDGACRPRLSGTCAPGPAAAHPQPGSSRGDDPPPCWVAAFAYTEGIQIYATNHAASLVHAKESTEGCESSRDCLASPRHDPCGLAPEAPLDRISWPAWVPDAQTSVRMLAALTSGAFQLIEVIARALDQATAAGNSPAAAAALADMDTAEGGNTEARSVRRAAYNAGGQLHIGSGTSRSSATLSRDPATVLHQFHVFSEAIFGDAANKRLCRHVRDRLPLHVQDLSELLSRPWCGGAREDEDGDVATTTTAVAATGVWRARCPSMLDLVHHLARAWMTECFAGLANRLHAFLITHDPGVVLDLICARANDRNDAVPHDNLCNSARLLKRMCAEERDENACAHQRAPVPARERHRDQRECHGCSAHSRAVLAAATAAASVLPPHALIYRGVAEFTHGPLQRWERWCLSPSSTPAAHSLATNATASAAAMQWSTHVNYATVHSLQWVLRHPLDAHAVADNVRQSASKLAAVTDMLALLELLTLMPPLLDTTALLMYQAEAVLRGACACVMGNAGDRGGGGTAIMTSGAHSHNAITGGIRATRSRAATQGFHEYYRVFLGLVCYGAMQLSDAEGMALLSRPRPQPTGVEPSTAAPRHHDAASPLPELRSAQATVDGLWTEYILPLVVGYVSGSGTGAAPAARMDALTAADQCITYALMLLQLLRLEGRSVRHGGRGCAQTPAFPNGARQDVPNSGVSSSSRHRRKRARSAAVGGPEPQSWGSLRSAGSCGEDARPRWWAPSPANADEHPPTARSPQPESVSSSAFTADTATTTTTTTATTRWCANSGLDSINEIERVGETMTASRYMAAPAFAHAPRPGHRDEQSVAHNAAGGMADGVVGVSPTEQTAPPPHCIPPLELLAEGDAGEAAAAAGTLQFPPCPAPPPDWQGVCRQLIRRWLQPTSDCHGRGCRASNFAEVAAQHPKADDSATVRATCFPGGRSQFLDVCEAGSGYTLHRRDVRRVGALLAGLAQRVAAVREEEQGAHAVSPHSDSAGCCYDYLYGVLPPGLRARDAGLITVTSTSSSDDGEDSDTDSAGEGAETNDNLCNVNILRCVASTISTSTSTSTSSSGSSGHSTLGTTPSATLVSPLSSSLATSP, from the coding sequence ATGCCGAGGCTGCACGCCATCTCGCAGGGTCTGTGGCATCAcattcagcagcagcagcagcaacgtcCGGCACGGCCGATGCAACTTGCTGAGCCGACCATCGGCGACGTTGCGGCACAGCTGTCGCCGATGACAACGCCGGCCATCACACAAGTGTGGATGGTGGGTGTGCAGGAAGGCGAAAATGGAACGGTACTGGTGCAGGAAAGCCCCCGCATCGTCCACACTCAGACatcgcacgcgcagcagccacatcCGAATTCCGAGGAGTCCCACGTGCGCTCAGCTGCGCGCACGATGCACCGTAGCGGCAGGGCAGCgctaccaccgccgcgggacGCGCTCACAAACTCGGAGGTGGTTGTCTGTGGCGATGATGCAGAAAATAGTTTCCACAGAAGACGAGAGCGACGACCGCGGTCACCCTCACCATCAACCTCGCGCACGCTGGAGGAGTTGTTTAACGAGGAGCTGATCggagaggagcagcgcgTGGCGCTCTTGTCgacgcaccagcgcaccATTACGGCGGGAGAAGAGGATCTGTTCTCGAAAGCTTCGACTCGCTCACACAGATGCATCGCGGAAGCTGGGCAGCGGGTCATGACGATGACGAACGCGTCCAGCCAAGCCACGCCGCGTCAGCGCACGGTCGACGAGCCGCTGCGGGTGTGGCTGCCCAGGTGCGTGAACGCGCTTTCGACGCTGACATGTGAGGGCAGTCCACCAATCACGCGCGTCGCGGCACGCGGCAACCGCGGCCAAGTGCGACTTCGTACGGCGCCTCCCCGTCGGCGGGCATCAGCTTTACTCCTCGCAactggcgacggcggcgcagacagCGCGCCGCCCGACTACGCAGGCGACGGTGATGACGGCTTCCCAGTCGCTCTGTGGCGtcgcacaccgccgcgcgcaggGGTGACAATGGCCGATGCGGACGGCGCACCtacgtcgctgctgtcgtctCCGCGCTGGTGCGTGACAGCTTATGAGCCGCTGAGCCTGTCGCtaccggcgacggcgcggtgtgcCGACGGCGATGGTGAAGGGCCGGTGTTTCAGCAGGCACCTatcagcaccaccaccctttCTCACCTCAGCAGCACTGTGGACAGCAGCATTCtgggccgcagcggcgctcgggaggacgaggacgcggTGATCGACGCGGTGATCGACGCGGAAGACGATGAagaggctgctgcggtgggcaCCTGCCGTGATCATCGTCCACCCATAGCGATGGCGTCCACGCACGGCTCAGCGCCCACTGCCACGGTGGTGACACGGGTGTACTGGGGCGCTGCTCCACCGTTGAGAGGGATGGCGCCGAGTGCtctgcaccacggcggcgcaaCTGGCATGGCTGATGATGGTGAtgcaggcggcgacggcgcggccttCGCAGGCCGCAGGAGCTCTGGGCAGAGCATTCGCAGCAGTGTGCAGGGCGGCGGGCGTGCGCTCGATCAACGAGCCCAACATTTCTCTGTGGCCCCCATCACTgtgtcctcctccgtcgtGGCCACGGGGCGGCCAggccagcaccagcacggaGGCGCAAGGGGCTATGACGGCGTTGGCGCACATCCTTcacgcagctccgccaccgcggcagtTCATCGCCATGAACCGTTCGGTGAGCTACCATCTTCGCTGTTGCCCGTGATGCGCCGTCGACCACCCGCCGTCCCGGCCCccgacgcgtgtgtgccgccaCAGTCGATGGAGCTGAGGATCACCCTTCCCTGGTTGCTGCACACCTCCACGCTCCCACCGGTGGCGGCCGAAGCGCTGGCACGCTGTCTGGGAGCACACATCAGAGCACATCTGCGACCAGAGGGGGCAGCGCAGTGGACACAGGATGGAGCGTGCCGCCCTCGACTCAGCGGGACATGCGCACCGGggcctgcagcggcacatcCACAGCCCGGGTCTTCACGGGGAGATGATCCACCGCCATGCTGGGTGGCGGCCTTTGCGTACACGGAGGGGATTCAGATATACGCGACGAATCACGCCGCGTCCCTCGTCCACGCCAAGGAGAGCACCGAAGGGTGCGAATCGTCTCGCGATTGCCTGGCAAGCCCGCGTCACGACCCTTGCGGTCTTGCCCCAGAGGCGCCGCTAGACCGCATCTCCTGGCCTGCGTGGGTGCCGGATGCGCAGACGAGTGTCCGCATGCTCGCCGCGCTCACCTCGGGTGCCTTCCAGCTGATCGAGGTGATCGCGCGAGCCCTCGACCAGGCGACCGCTGCTGGCAactctcctgctgctgctgctgcgctggcagACATGGATACGGCGGAGGGAGGCAACACTGAAGCCCGCAGTGTCCGAAGGGCAGCATACAACGCAGGAGGTCAGCTGCACATTGGCAGCGGCACGTCACGCTCCTCCGCGACGCTCTCTCGAGATCCCGCCACCGTGCTGCATCAGTTCCATGTCTTCTCTGAGGCCATCTTCGGTGATGCGGCCAACAAGCGTCTTTGCCGACATGTCCGCGATCGCCTCCCGCTGCATGTGCAGGATTTGAGCGAGTTGTTGAGTCGGccgtggtgcggcggcgcgagggaagacgaggacggcgatgtggccaccaccacaactgccgtcgctgccaccggcGTGTGGCGTGCCCGCTGCCCCTCCATGCTGGATCTTGTGCACCACCTCGCCCGTGCGTGGATGACGGAGTGCTTTGCCGGCCTGGCGAACCGACTGCACGCGTTCCTGATCACCCACGATCCCGGCGTCGTGCTCGACCTCATCTGTGCACGTGCGAACGACCGCAACGATGCCGTGCCCCATGACAACCTCTGCAACAGTGCGAGACTGCTGAAGAGGATGTGTGCCGAGGAGCGTGACGAGAACGCCTGTGCGCATCAGCGGGCTCCTGTTCCAGCGCGCGAGCGGCACCGCGACCAGCGCGAATGCCATGGCTGCTCAGCTCACTCGCGCGCAGTGCTGGCAGCCGCGACTGCAGCCGCGTCGGTGCTCCCGCCACATGCGTTGATCTACCGAGGCGTCGCAGAGTTCACTCACGGgcctctgcagcggtggGAGCGGTGGTGTTTGTCACCGTCGTCGACCCCTGCCGCACATTCCCTGGCCACCAACGCTactgccagcgccgcggccatgCAGTGGTCAACTCACGTCAACTACGCCACCGTGCACTCGCTCCAATGGGTACTACGCCACCCTctcgacgcacacgcggTCGCAGATAATGTGCGGCAGTCCGCATCGAAACTCGCTGCTGTCACGGAcatgctggcgctgctggagctgctgacattgatgccgccgctcctcgacacgacggcgctgctgatgtaccaggcggaggcggtgctacgcggcgcctgcgcttGCGTGATGGGAAACGCCGGCGatcgcggtggcggcggcacggccaTCATGACGAGCGGCGCGCACAGCCACAACGCTATCACCGGCGGCATCCGAGCAACGCGGTCGCGCGCCGCGACGCAAGGGTTCCACGAGTATTACCGCGTCTTCCTCGGACTTGTGTGCTACGGTGCAATGCAGCTGAGCGACGCGGAGGGCATGGCGTTGCTGTCACGACCGCGGCCGCAGCCAACGGGCGTGGAGCCCTCGACGGCAGCACCCCGCCATCATGACGCTGCATCGCCTTTGCCAGAGCTGCGTTCAGCACAGGCTACCGTGGATGGTCTGTGGACAGAATACATACTGCCGCTTGTGGTGGGTTacgtcagcggcagcggtacAGGGGCAGCACCCGCAGCTCGCATGGATGCGTTGACGGCCGCGGATCAGTGCATCACGTACGCactgatgctgctgcagctgctgcggcttgaAGGGCGAAGCGTGCGCCACGGTGGCCGCGGATGTGCACAAACCCCCGCCTTCCCAAATGGAGCCCGGCAGGATGTGCCTAACTCCGgggtgtcgtcgtcgtcgcggcaCCGACGCAAGCGTGCCCGCTCCGCCGCTGTGGGAGGGCCGGAACCGCAGTCATGGGGCAGCTTACGAAGCGCGGGCTCGTGTGGCGAAGACGCTCGGCCGAGGTGGTGGGCACCATCACCGGCAAACGCGGACGAGCACCCCCCCACCGCCCGCTCCCCGCAGCCGGAGAGCGTTTCTAGCTCTGCCTTCACCGCGGatacggcgacgacgacgacaacaacaacggccacgacgcgctggtgcgccaACAGCGGTCTGGACAGCATCAACGAGATCGAGCGAGTTGGCGAGACTATGACGGCATCGCGATACATGGCAGCGCCGGCATTCGCCCACGCTCCGCGGCCCGGTCACAGAGACGAGCAGAGTGTTGCACacaacgccgccggcggcatGGCGGACGGCGTCGTGGGCGTGTCGCCCACGGAGCAGACGGCGCCCCCGCCGCATTGCATCCCGCCCCTGGAGCTTCTCGCTGAAGGGGACGcgggagaagcagcagcagcagcaggcacacTGCAGTTTCCTCCCTGTCCCGCGCCTCCACCCGACTGGCAGGGCGTTTGCCGGCAGCTGATTCGCCGTTGGCTGCAGCCGACGAGCGACTGTCATGGTCGCGGTTGTCGGGCGTCGAACTTCGCCGAagtcgcggcgcagcatccgAAGGCCGATGACAGCGCCACCGTCAGAGCAACCTGCTTTCCTGGCGGGCGGTCGCAGTTTCT